The sequence below is a genomic window from Aureispira sp. CCB-E.
GTCTCCTCAAAATTTATTTCTTTTCAATCCAAATAAATTTGGTACTTTGATAAATTGTGTGGAAGTTTAAAGTACCAAAACATAATTTATCAAAGTTGACCAATCAATTAGTATGCTATTTAAGGAAGTATTTGGGCATGAAAAAATAAAGCAGCACCTTGTCGAGAGTTATCGTGCAGAACGAACAGCACACGCTCAAATTTTCTTAGGTAAAGAAGGAAATGGAGCACTGGCATTAGCTTTAGCTTATGCTCAGTTTTTGCTGTGTGAACAACCCGCCGACCAAGATGCATGTGGCACTTGTGGTGCTTGCCGCAAAACCAATAAATACGTCCACCCTGATTTACACTTTTCTTATCCAACCGTTGGTTCAAAGGCAATTAGTACCAATTTTATAAAAGAATGGCGTGCTGCTATCACCGAAAATCCTTATCTCAATGCCAATCAATGGCTTGAATACTTAGGAGCAGAAAATAAACAAGGAAACATTACCAAAGATGAATGTGTTTCTATCGTCCAACGCCTAAGTTACAAAGCACTAGAAGGGCGCTTCAAAATTATGATTTTATGGCTTCCTGAATACTTAGGTAAAGAAGGAAATCGCTTGCTAAAACTCATCGAAGAGCCTCGTCCCAATACTGTATTTTTATTGATTTCTGAAGAAGAAGGTAAAATATTGAATACCATTTTATCTCGTTGTCAACTAGTGAATATTCCTCGATTAGAAGACGAGCAAATTGCCAAAGCGCTGGAACAAAACAAAAATTTAAGTGCTCAAAAAGCACAGACAATCGCATATTTGGTTGAAGGCAACTACAACAAAGCTTGCGCTTTGGTAGAAGATATGGATGATAACAATGCAACCCTATTTGTCGATTGGCTACGGGTTTGTTACCAAGGCAAACCACAAGAGATGGTACAATGGGTGGAAGGTATTGTGAGTGGCAAACATCCTCAAAAAGACTTTTTCACTAAAATGGGGCGCAAGGATCAGGTCGTTTTTTTGCAATATGCACTTTACTTTCTAAAAGAATTCTTGAGCTTACAACTAGGAGGTGGTCAATTAAAAGTACGCCTTCAAAAGGCAGAACTGACAACAGCTCAAAATATGCTAAAAGTAATTGGAGTGGATCAACTTCAAGAACTGATTACGCTTTTTGATGAAACAGCGTTCCATGTAGAACGCAATGGCAATCCTAGAATTTTATTCCTAGATGTTTCTATCAAAATTCATCATATATTGAGACGTCCTAAGTTGGTTGTGCAGTAATCTGATGATAAATTGCTTTATTCAAATATGGAAGATAAAATTGAAAAACTCTTATTCTCTCCGAATATTAACAATGTAGAATTAGCGTTAATTCTAGCCAAGAATGAAGGCATGCCAATAGAACAACTTCCCACTGTTCAATGGATTCTACGCCACGTCTTTAAGCTCGAAGCACTTCCGACCAATTTTGAAATTGATGCCAAAGTTATCACAGCATTTACTACTAAAAAAACAATAGAATTAGCTGGAAAATTAGGATGTATACCTGAAAATGTATACCTACTAAAACATCTAATTAAGTTATCCCTTGATTTTGAAAACCAAGAAGGACATTTATCCAATGCATTATCTAAGCTTGAGAATTTGACTATTCTACAAATTAAAAACTATACCTCTACACTACCATCTAATTTATGGGCTTTAAAGAAATTAAAATCCTTAGAAATTACGCATTGTCCTGATTTATCTGAAAAGAGTTCAATATGGGAAATGAATTGGCTCGAAAGATTAGAGTTGGAAAACTGTAACCTACATAAAATTCCGCCATCCATTCAACAATTTGAACATTTAGATTATTTTTCTATTCAAGAAAATCCTATCAAAAAGCTACCCAATGAGCTACTAAACCTTCCCAAATTAAAGTTTATATCCTGCTATCAATGCCAAAACTTGACTATTCCTTCCTACCAAATGGAAAGTTTTAATAAGGCTGGCATAATCCTATTAAAATAGTCACTTAAACATCACCCCTCATCAATCCCCAGATAAAAAACCTCTTTTAGCAATTTTTAGCAATTTAGGAATTTCTTTTTGTTTGTATTCAGGAGCCAGTTCTACCGATTTACTAAAGTCTGCTGTCGCCTTGTCGTATATTTTCAAATTCAGATAGTAAGTACCACGATTATAATAGAATTCTGCAATTTGATTATTCAATTCTATTGCTCGGTTAAAATCTTCCAAGGCATTATTGGTCACTCCTTTATCCATCCAAATCAAGCCACGATTACTATACCCAAAAGCATTTAAAGAATCCATTTGAAGCGATAAATTGACATCTTCCAAGGCACCATCATAATCTTTCAAAAGACGCCTAGCATTTCCCCTATTGTTATAGGCATAGCTTGAAAAAGGTGTTTTTAAATCTGCGGCGGTTGTAAAATCTACCACTGCATCTTCATAAGCTTTCAAATCAATATTGGCATAACCTCTTCGGATATGCGTTGCAGCATCTTTGGGGTTAATTGCTATTGCTTTATCATAATCCTTAATGGCCTCTTTCGCCTTGCCCATATTGGCATAAGTATAGCCTCTCGAAATATACCCCATATTAGCTGTTGGGTTAATTTCTATTACTTTAGAAAAATCTTTAATCGCATTTTTATAATCTTTTTGCATCCGATAAGTCAAGCCCCTTTGATAATAAGCTTTTGCAAAATCGGGCTTCAACTGAATTGCTTTGGTTAGGTCTAACAAACCAGCTTCTATGGCATCCGTCCCTACTCGAATGGTACCACGATGGTAGTAAGCCGCTGCATCCTTAGAATTTAAGGAAATTGCCTTTTCCAAATCAACCAAGGCAGCATCAAACTCTCCCAACAATCGTTTCGAAAAGCCCAACAAAGTATAAATATCACGATACTGTTCGCTAGTAGTCGTTCGAAGTTCCTTCAGTTCCAACACTTTCTCAAAATCCTTGATCGCTTCTTGATTGCGGTTAACCTCTTGGTATGTCAATCCTCTATTGTAATAAGCATCTAAATGTTTAGGACTTAACTCCAGTACGGTACTATAATCCATAATGGCATTTTCAAAATAATCCATCGCTCGATAGCACTTGGCTCGATTATAATAAGCATCCATATCTTCGGGACTTAGTTCTACTACCTTATCAAAAACTTCTTTTGATGCTTCATGTTTATTTTGTTCAAACAAAGCCCGCCCCTTATTTGTCAACGCAAATACGTATAGAGAATCTATTTCCAAAGCTGCATTATAGCTATCGACTGCTTCAGCATATTTTTTTTCTTTAAAGAATACATTCCCTTTTTGATAATACGCTTTGGCGGTTTGTCCCAAAACATTATTAACAACAATCATTGCAAAGAATAAAGTAAGGTATTTCATATTGTAAGTTTTTATCTAAGAGCTCAATATATTTTCTCTAAAAATCAAAAATGAGACCGTTTTAGTTTTGTTGCCTTTTATTCGGACAAAAACTCAATTATTCGGACATTATTCAGACAAAGCACTTTTTATTCGGACAATTATGACCAATTATAGCTTAGAATCCTTGACCTTATTATCTCCAAGAAAAGTATAAAAAGCGCCTTTCGTAGTACCATGTTTTACTAACAACTGATGTACTTCTACCAATTCATTAATATCTCTTCTGGCAGTTCGGTCTGTTATCGTATTAATCTCTTGATAGATACTATTGGTAATTTGCCCATGCTCTTTTACGTATTCGAGTCCTTTCAGCTGTCGCTCACTCAAATCAAGGCTATCCAAGTAATCCTCCGTGTATTTATTTTTATATAGGGTAATGGCAATGCCTCCACCCAACAATTCAATTTTAGGTTCTGGCAATGCCCACTTTTGACACTCCTCAATTACCTTAGGGATTCCTCTTCCCCAAGCCTCAATC
It includes:
- a CDS encoding leucine-rich repeat domain-containing protein yields the protein MEDKIEKLLFSPNINNVELALILAKNEGMPIEQLPTVQWILRHVFKLEALPTNFEIDAKVITAFTTKKTIELAGKLGCIPENVYLLKHLIKLSLDFENQEGHLSNALSKLENLTILQIKNYTSTLPSNLWALKKLKSLEITHCPDLSEKSSIWEMNWLERLELENCNLHKIPPSIQQFEHLDYFSIQENPIKKLPNELLNLPKLKFISCYQCQNLTIPSYQMESFNKAGIILLK
- a CDS encoding tetratricopeptide repeat protein, yielding MKYLTLFFAMIVVNNVLGQTAKAYYQKGNVFFKEKKYAEAVDSYNAALEIDSLYVFALTNKGRALFEQNKHEASKEVFDKVVELSPEDMDAYYNRAKCYRAMDYFENAIMDYSTVLELSPKHLDAYYNRGLTYQEVNRNQEAIKDFEKVLELKELRTTTSEQYRDIYTLLGFSKRLLGEFDAALVDLEKAISLNSKDAAAYYHRGTIRVGTDAIEAGLLDLTKAIQLKPDFAKAYYQRGLTYRMQKDYKNAIKDFSKVIEINPTANMGYISRGYTYANMGKAKEAIKDYDKAIAINPKDAATHIRRGYANIDLKAYEDAVVDFTTAADLKTPFSSYAYNNRGNARRLLKDYDGALEDVNLSLQMDSLNAFGYSNRGLIWMDKGVTNNALEDFNRAIELNNQIAEFYYNRGTYYLNLKIYDKATADFSKSVELAPEYKQKEIPKLLKIAKRGFLSGD